From Eleftheria terrae, the proteins below share one genomic window:
- a CDS encoding isoaspartyl peptidase/L-asparaginase — protein sequence MQVNSEAAIVTHGGSGSPRVWSDGCQHAAELAQQRIASGGSALEAAVAAVTALEDDGRYNAGTGSILRLDGRTLELDAAVMDSRGVLGAVACLRSIKNPVLVAQAVAQTPHWLLAGEGATRFAQVLGFEELLAPSEGAREYHAKLVQAFADPDSAEPDDREGAANADIYRRFWNFPTSWDDAMKAHGSGTVGAVVRGADGQFAVATSTGGSAPTLLGRVGDTPVVGCGFYAGEHGAIAATGVGEYIVRQMLARTVYDWVAHGMPLQQALKRGIACFDHSVSVGLIGVTRDAAGSCSNRDMAVHQID from the coding sequence ATGCAAGTGAACAGCGAAGCGGCCATCGTCACGCACGGTGGCTCGGGCAGCCCCCGGGTGTGGTCCGACGGCTGCCAGCATGCAGCCGAGCTGGCGCAGCAACGCATCGCCAGCGGTGGCTCGGCGCTGGAGGCCGCGGTGGCGGCCGTCACGGCGCTGGAAGACGACGGCCGCTACAACGCGGGCACCGGCTCCATCCTGCGCCTCGACGGGCGCACGCTGGAGCTCGATGCGGCGGTGATGGACAGCCGCGGGGTGCTGGGCGCGGTGGCCTGCCTGCGCAGCATCAAGAACCCGGTCCTGGTGGCACAGGCGGTGGCGCAGACGCCGCACTGGCTGCTGGCCGGCGAGGGCGCGACCCGCTTCGCCCAGGTGCTGGGATTCGAGGAATTGCTGGCCCCCAGCGAGGGCGCGCGCGAATACCACGCCAAGCTCGTGCAGGCCTTTGCCGATCCGGACAGCGCCGAGCCCGACGACCGCGAAGGCGCGGCCAACGCCGACATCTACCGGCGCTTCTGGAATTTCCCCACCTCCTGGGACGACGCGATGAAGGCGCACGGCAGCGGCACCGTGGGTGCCGTGGTGCGCGGGGCGGACGGGCAGTTCGCGGTGGCGACCTCCACCGGCGGCTCGGCGCCCACGCTGCTCGGGCGGGTGGGCGACACGCCGGTGGTGGGCTGCGGCTTCTATGCCGGCGAGCACGGCGCCATCGCAGCCACCGGCGTGGGCGAGTACATCGTGCGCCAGATGCTGGCCCGCACCGTCTACGACTGGGTGGCCCATGGCATGCCGCTGCAACAAGCGCTCAAGCGCGGCATTGCCTGCTTCGACCACAGCGTCAGCGTCGGCCTGATCGGCGTCACGCGCGACGCCGCGGGCAGCTGCAGCAACCGCGACATGGCGGTGCACCAGATCGACTGA
- a CDS encoding cyanophycinase: protein MSDHPVHAQHPAHAHAHAEPGAACRTASSTGHLVIIGGNEDRVHDKVVLRRFVELTCSSHPRIVVLTAASNYHDEVWAVYDRAFGELGVAHRKALAIHSREDANHASVVDDILQADGVFMTGGDQRRLLALIGGTAAYTAMHRAFTEHGTCIAGTSAGASAMSAHMIAEGQGDIHPEKGVVSFAAGLGFLQHAVVDQHFSERRRLGRLMAVVAQNPTLLGIGIDEDTALVVERGSGFEVVGDGAVTLVDGRQMSSNFLEIGDRELIELINVRLHLLPAGASYVHREGACSDAQVCRELTPTLHEIVDILSSNETVS from the coding sequence ATGTCGGACCATCCCGTTCACGCTCAACACCCGGCCCATGCTCATGCCCATGCCGAGCCGGGCGCTGCCTGCCGCACCGCGTCCTCGACCGGCCACCTCGTCATCATCGGTGGCAACGAGGACCGGGTGCATGACAAGGTGGTGCTGCGCCGTTTCGTCGAGCTGACCTGCAGCAGCCACCCGCGCATCGTCGTGCTGACCGCCGCGAGCAACTACCACGACGAGGTCTGGGCGGTCTACGACCGCGCGTTCGGCGAGCTTGGCGTGGCGCACCGCAAGGCACTCGCCATCCACTCGCGCGAGGACGCCAACCATGCCTCGGTGGTGGACGACATCCTGCAGGCCGACGGCGTGTTCATGACCGGCGGCGACCAGCGCCGCCTGCTGGCACTGATCGGCGGCACCGCCGCCTACACCGCGATGCACCGCGCCTTCACCGAGCACGGCACCTGCATCGCCGGCACCAGTGCCGGTGCCTCGGCCATGTCGGCCCACATGATTGCCGAGGGGCAGGGCGACATCCACCCCGAGAAGGGCGTGGTCAGCTTTGCCGCGGGCCTGGGCTTCCTGCAGCACGCGGTGGTCGACCAGCATTTCTCCGAGCGGCGCCGCCTGGGCCGCCTGATGGCGGTGGTGGCGCAGAACCCCACGCTGCTGGGCATCGGCATCGACGAGGACACCGCCCTGGTGGTGGAGCGTGGCTCCGGCTTCGAGGTGGTCGGCGACGGTGCGGTGACGCTGGTGGACGGCCGCCAGATGTCCTCCAACTTCCTCGAGATCGGCGACCGCGAGTTGATCGAGCTCATCAATGTCCGGCTGCACCTGCTGCCCGCAGGCGCGAGCTATGTCCATCGCGAAGGCGCCTGCAGCGACGCGCAGGTCTGCCGCGAACTGACGCCCACGCTGCACGAGATCGTGGACATCCTCTCCAGCAACGAGACAGTCTCATGA
- the cphA gene encoding cyanophycin synthetase yields the protein MKIIECKVLRGPNVHARKPCLEAVLDLEELDQVDSNTLPGFVDRLLQALPSLQEHHCSLGHPGGFVERLREGTWLGHVTEHVQLELQSLAGPEVRFGRTRMIPGRPRHYRVVCAWRVESVASRALDLAVALVEAAVAGTPWDSAAAVRELKALHDRDAAGPSTRAVLEAAEQRGIPVLPIGEDGALYQLGWGARQRRIDATLTSETRQIAVDIAGDKEQTKRLLALAGIPVPDGRLVHSLEEARAAAEAIGGTVTLKPLGGNQGKGVSTRVDTPEQLRAAYERARVHDSEVIVERTVSGFDHRVLVVGRQVVAAARRLPPSVVGDGTRTVRQLVAELNADPRRGEGHSSTLTQVPLDGCADDMLATQGLALDSVPEAGRAVVLRSNANLSTGGIAEDVTDQLHPDTAALCVRAARRIGLDVAGIDVVCADIGQPLAAQGGALIEVNAAPGIRMHEWPCAGAPRRAGRAIVDSLFGPQEDGRIPVVAVTGTNGKTTTVLAIEHVLRSTGRRTGCATTEGVFIDGQPLMAGDCSGYWSAQAVLSDPDVEVAVLETARGGILRRGLGFDRCEVAVVLNIAADHLGQDGIDTLEDLANVKSVVAEAATGAVVLNAEDPHCVAMAEALRPGTELLYFSMDPHSLVLARHLRGGGRAVVLRQGVIWLQGRGWGHPVAEVASLPFTFGGQAPFNVANALAAAAALVALRLHPSEIARALATFRCSAETNPLRMNVFDVQGVRVVVDYAHNPAAFQALLQTVRQFRPRRCIGVVSAPGDRRDAELEEVGAICARGLDEMWVFELDEDRGRPPGATAAVILRGARSAAPGRPMTAVLPVRQALQQALCACRPGDVLVYGCAVELGDLQAAAEGRSVEEVALPDWHRLPDGPMRLPEGPRSREAMVM from the coding sequence ATGAAGATCATCGAATGCAAAGTTCTGCGCGGCCCGAATGTGCATGCCCGCAAGCCCTGCCTGGAGGCGGTGCTGGACCTCGAAGAGCTCGACCAGGTCGATTCCAACACCTTGCCGGGCTTTGTCGACCGCCTGCTTCAGGCCCTGCCCAGCCTGCAAGAGCACCATTGCTCGCTGGGACATCCCGGCGGCTTCGTCGAGCGCCTGCGCGAAGGCACCTGGCTGGGCCATGTGACCGAGCATGTGCAGCTGGAGTTGCAGTCGCTGGCGGGCCCCGAGGTGCGCTTCGGCCGCACCCGCATGATCCCGGGGCGGCCGCGCCACTACCGCGTGGTGTGCGCCTGGCGGGTGGAGTCGGTGGCCTCGCGTGCGCTGGACCTGGCGGTGGCCCTGGTCGAGGCGGCGGTGGCCGGCACGCCCTGGGACAGCGCCGCGGCGGTGCGCGAACTGAAGGCACTGCATGACCGGGACGCGGCCGGCCCCAGCACGCGGGCGGTCCTCGAGGCGGCCGAGCAGCGCGGCATTCCGGTGCTGCCCATCGGCGAGGACGGAGCGCTCTACCAGCTTGGCTGGGGGGCGCGCCAGCGTCGCATCGATGCCACCCTGACCAGCGAGACGCGGCAGATCGCCGTCGACATCGCGGGCGACAAGGAGCAGACCAAGCGGCTGCTGGCGCTTGCCGGCATTCCGGTGCCCGACGGGCGCCTGGTGCACAGCCTCGAGGAAGCCCGGGCGGCGGCCGAGGCGATCGGCGGCACGGTGACCCTCAAGCCCCTGGGAGGCAACCAGGGCAAGGGCGTGTCGACCCGGGTGGACACGCCCGAGCAGCTGCGGGCCGCGTATGAGCGTGCCCGCGTGCATGACAGTGAAGTCATCGTCGAGCGCACCGTGTCGGGTTTCGACCACCGGGTGCTGGTGGTCGGCCGGCAAGTGGTGGCCGCGGCACGCCGCCTGCCGCCCAGCGTGGTCGGCGACGGCACGCGCACGGTGCGCCAGCTGGTGGCCGAGCTGAATGCCGACCCGCGCCGTGGCGAGGGGCACAGCAGCACGCTGACCCAGGTGCCGCTCGACGGCTGCGCCGACGACATGCTGGCCACCCAGGGCCTGGCGCTGGACAGCGTGCCGGAGGCCGGGCGGGCGGTGGTCCTGCGCAGCAATGCCAACCTGTCCACCGGCGGAATCGCCGAGGACGTTACCGACCAGCTGCACCCGGACACCGCCGCGCTGTGCGTGCGGGCGGCCCGCCGCATCGGCCTGGACGTGGCCGGCATCGACGTGGTGTGTGCCGACATCGGCCAGCCCCTGGCGGCGCAGGGCGGCGCGCTGATCGAGGTGAACGCGGCGCCCGGCATCCGCATGCACGAATGGCCTTGCGCCGGCGCGCCACGCCGGGCGGGGCGGGCGATCGTCGATTCTCTGTTCGGCCCGCAGGAGGACGGACGCATCCCGGTGGTCGCGGTGACCGGGACCAACGGCAAGACCACCACGGTACTGGCCATCGAGCATGTGCTGCGCAGCACCGGCCGGCGCACCGGCTGCGCCACCACCGAAGGCGTGTTCATCGACGGCCAGCCCCTCATGGCGGGCGACTGCTCCGGGTACTGGTCGGCGCAGGCGGTGCTGAGCGACCCCGATGTGGAGGTTGCGGTGCTGGAGACGGCCCGTGGCGGCATCCTGCGCCGCGGGCTCGGTTTCGACCGCTGCGAGGTGGCGGTGGTGCTCAATATCGCGGCCGACCACCTGGGGCAGGACGGGATAGACACACTGGAGGACCTGGCCAACGTGAAGAGCGTGGTGGCCGAGGCGGCGACCGGCGCGGTCGTGCTGAATGCCGAGGACCCGCATTGCGTAGCGATGGCCGAAGCGCTGCGGCCCGGCACCGAGCTGCTGTACTTCTCGATGGACCCTCACTCGCTGGTGCTCGCTCGCCACCTGCGTGGCGGTGGCCGTGCGGTGGTGCTGCGGCAGGGCGTGATCTGGCTGCAGGGCCGCGGCTGGGGCCATCCGGTGGCCGAGGTGGCCAGCCTGCCCTTCACCTTCGGTGGGCAGGCGCCGTTCAACGTGGCCAACGCCCTGGCGGCGGCGGCGGCGCTGGTGGCATTGCGGCTGCACCCCTCCGAGATCGCTCGCGCGCTGGCCACCTTCCGCTGCTCGGCCGAGACCAATCCGCTGCGCATGAATGTGTTTGACGTGCAGGGGGTGCGGGTGGTGGTGGACTATGCGCACAATCCAGCGGCCTTCCAGGCGCTGCTGCAGACCGTGCGGCAATTCCGCCCGCGCCGCTGCATTGGCGTGGTGTCCGCCCCGGGCGACCGGCGCGACGCCGAGCTGGAGGAGGTGGGGGCCATCTGCGCCCGCGGCCTGGATGAGATGTGGGTGTTCGAGCTCGACGAAGACCGCGGCCGCCCACCCGGCGCCACCGCCGCGGTGATCCTGCGCGGCGCGCGCTCGGCGGCGCCCGGGCGGCCGATGACGGCCGTGCTGCCGGTGCGGCAGGCGCTGCAGCAGGCCTTGTGCGCCTGTCGCCCGGGCGATGTGCTGGTCTATGGCTGCGCGGTCGAGCTCGGCGACCTGCAGGCCGCCGCCGAAGGTCGCTCGGTGGAAGAAGTGGCGCTGCCGGACTGGCACCGCCTGCCCGATGGCCCCATGCGGCTGCCCGAGGGCCCGCGCTCGCGAGAGGCGATGGTGATGTGA
- a CDS encoding hybrid sensor histidine kinase/response regulator codes for MRQKMLLVVMATTFAALLLSATALLIYELRSFRAAWIEDLSTQADLISRSSAAALAFDDMRAASENLSLLRHRPQITAAAVYAPDGDLFATYASVDDIPPSFPAAPGPEGHRINGDEMEIFQRIEQNGELLGTVYLRARYDVTTRLFDYLAILAAVTVASLLAAALIFNRLQHAVTMPILAVAQVAREVMERRNYSLRVPKQSEDEVGILVDAFNNMLIEVGRRTEALERINRDLSIEMEERQKAEEALRAADRRKDEFLATLAHELRNPLAPLSNGIEILKLPRADAEARTRVLGIMERQLRQMVRLIDDLLEVSRITTGKLALKREPLDVLGVLRSALEIAEPALRARGHRLEAHLPEAPAWVDGDATRLAQVFSNLLNNAVKYTDPGGHIEVGAELGEAGVTVRVRDNGIGIAPEMQAAIFEMFMQVDKSLERGRAGLGVGLTLARQLVELHGGTLEVHSAGVGQGSEFVVRLPLSAAAPAAVLPEELPPAAALLPLRILLADDNVDFVSSLASMLEPMGHQVRVAHDGRAALEAALAEPPDIGFFDIGMPGLNGYALAERLRREPRTARMVMVAVTGWGQDSDREQARRAGFDHHLVKPIELNQVLPVLQAAAARLVPPSRVLPQAQ; via the coding sequence TTGCGGCAGAAAATGCTGCTGGTGGTGATGGCCACCACCTTCGCGGCCTTGTTGCTCAGTGCGACGGCCTTGCTGATCTACGAGCTGCGCAGCTTCCGCGCCGCCTGGATCGAGGATCTCTCGACCCAGGCCGACCTCATCTCGCGCTCCAGCGCCGCCGCGCTGGCCTTCGACGACATGCGCGCGGCCAGCGAGAACCTGTCGCTGTTGCGGCACCGGCCGCAGATCACCGCGGCGGCCGTTTATGCCCCGGACGGCGACCTGTTCGCCACCTATGCCTCGGTGGACGACATCCCGCCCAGCTTCCCGGCCGCGCCGGGCCCGGAGGGCCACCGCATCAACGGCGACGAGATGGAGATCTTCCAGCGCATCGAGCAGAACGGCGAGCTGCTGGGCACCGTCTACCTGCGCGCCCGCTACGACGTCACCACCCGGCTGTTCGACTACCTGGCCATCCTGGCCGCCGTCACCGTCGCCAGCCTGCTGGCCGCGGCGCTGATCTTCAACCGGCTGCAGCATGCGGTCACCATGCCCATCCTCGCGGTGGCCCAGGTCGCCCGCGAGGTGATGGAGCGGCGCAACTACTCGCTGCGGGTGCCCAAGCAGAGCGAGGACGAGGTCGGCATCCTGGTGGATGCCTTCAACAACATGCTGATCGAGGTGGGCCGCCGCACCGAGGCGCTGGAGCGCATCAACCGCGACCTGTCCATCGAGATGGAGGAACGCCAGAAAGCCGAAGAGGCGCTGCGCGCCGCCGACCGCCGCAAGGACGAATTCCTCGCCACGCTGGCGCACGAGCTGCGCAACCCGCTGGCGCCGCTGAGCAACGGCATCGAGATCCTGAAGCTGCCGCGGGCCGATGCAGAGGCGCGCACCCGGGTGCTGGGCATCATGGAGCGCCAGCTGCGGCAGATGGTGCGGCTGATCGACGACCTGCTGGAGGTCTCGCGCATCACCACCGGCAAGCTGGCCCTCAAGCGCGAGCCGCTCGACGTGCTGGGCGTGCTGCGCAGCGCACTCGAGATTGCCGAGCCGGCGCTGCGCGCGCGCGGGCACCGGCTCGAAGCCCACCTGCCCGAGGCGCCGGCCTGGGTCGACGGCGACGCCACCCGGCTGGCGCAGGTGTTCTCGAACCTGCTGAACAACGCGGTCAAGTACACCGACCCAGGCGGCCATATCGAGGTCGGCGCGGAGCTTGGCGAGGCGGGCGTCACGGTGCGGGTGCGCGACAACGGCATCGGCATTGCGCCCGAGATGCAGGCGGCGATCTTCGAGATGTTCATGCAGGTGGACAAGTCGCTCGAGCGTGGCCGGGCCGGCCTCGGGGTGGGCCTCACGCTGGCGCGCCAGCTGGTGGAGTTGCACGGCGGCACGCTGGAGGTGCACAGCGCGGGCGTCGGGCAGGGCTCGGAGTTCGTCGTGCGCTTGCCGCTCAGTGCAGCGGCGCCCGCCGCGGTGCTGCCCGAGGAGCTGCCGCCGGCGGCCGCCCTGCTGCCGTTGCGCATCCTGCTGGCCGACGACAACGTCGACTTCGTCAGCAGCCTGGCCAGCATGCTGGAGCCGATGGGCCATCAGGTGCGGGTCGCGCATGACGGCCGCGCCGCACTGGAGGCGGCGCTTGCCGAGCCGCCTGACATCGGCTTCTTCGACATCGGCATGCCGGGCCTCAACGGCTATGCCCTGGCCGAGCGCCTGCGGCGCGAGCCGCGCACGGCCCGCATGGTGATGGTGGCCGTCACCGGCTGGGGCCAGGACAGCGACCGCGAGCAGGCGCGCCGCGCCGGCTTCGACCACCACCTGGTCAAGCCGATCGAGCTGAACCAGGTGCTGCCGGTGCTGCAGGCGGCCGCCGCCCGGCTGGTGCCACCGTCCCGGGTGCTGCCGCAGGCCCAGTAG
- a CDS encoding DUF421 domain-containing protein, with translation METVVRVALIYLFVLVGLRLLGKREFGQLSPLELVTLLMIPEIVSQALTGDDHSLTNALIGASTLLALVLITSVLMHRFRRFEVAVNGEPAVLVAHGRLREQALNISRVSPDEVFSEMHKSGLDRLEQVRWAILETDGSIAIVPTDAARTKTGLVPNDKQQSLIG, from the coding sequence ATGGAAACCGTCGTTCGTGTCGCCTTGATCTACCTCTTCGTGCTGGTGGGCCTGCGCCTGCTCGGCAAGCGCGAGTTCGGCCAGCTGTCGCCGCTGGAGCTGGTCACGCTGCTGATGATTCCGGAAATCGTCTCGCAGGCCCTCACCGGCGACGACCACTCGCTCACCAATGCGCTGATCGGCGCCTCCACCTTGCTGGCGCTGGTGCTGATCACCTCCGTGCTGATGCACCGCTTCCGGCGGTTCGAGGTGGCGGTCAATGGCGAGCCGGCCGTGCTGGTGGCACACGGCCGCCTGCGCGAGCAGGCGCTCAACATCAGCCGGGTGTCGCCGGACGAGGTGTTCAGCGAAATGCACAAGTCCGGCCTCGACCGGCTGGAGCAGGTGCGGTGGGCCATCCTCGAGACCGACGGCAGCATCGCCATCGTGCCGACCGACGCGGCCCGCACCAAGACCGGCCTGGTGCCGAACGACAAGCAACAGAGCCTGATCGGCTGA
- a CDS encoding patatin-like phospholipase family protein, translating into MKVLLLFQGGGSLGAFGCGAWLALSERMREAGAELVGVAGASIGAINSALIARHHGTPDWGAGLLEAFWRERLATPSFPFLGPADVWPLSAAVPGGSVRSWNGVLTGLLLGNRALYRSIPAHWTPYAALHRARMPLLDRSRMLQTLQEAFGRYGGPGHDGPWLAVPAVDLEAGELRLFGSDRESIEPLHLAASSAVPLLFEPVEIDGRLYWDGDMIRHSMVPLALEQLKASGRLDDDADLLIISIEQMPRRSAVPPVAGLELATRMLELMQQDKFAGPNQDPATRPRLLQIHREALPHDTISSHYDYSPERIDELIHQGRRMAEQAWQAGPATRPADPAQPPAARGRAPERKAAARAPAPRM; encoded by the coding sequence ATGAAGGTACTGCTGCTGTTCCAGGGCGGTGGGTCTCTGGGCGCATTCGGTTGTGGCGCCTGGCTCGCGCTGTCCGAGCGCATGCGCGAGGCCGGCGCCGAACTGGTGGGGGTCGCAGGGGCCTCGATCGGGGCCATCAACTCGGCCCTCATCGCGCGGCACCATGGCACGCCGGACTGGGGTGCCGGCCTGCTGGAAGCGTTCTGGCGCGAGCGGCTGGCCACGCCCTCCTTCCCGTTCCTCGGGCCGGCCGATGTCTGGCCGCTGTCGGCCGCCGTGCCGGGCGGCAGCGTGCGCAGCTGGAACGGCGTGCTGACCGGGCTGTTGCTCGGCAACCGCGCCCTCTATCGCTCGATTCCGGCCCACTGGACGCCCTATGCCGCGCTGCACCGGGCCCGCATGCCGCTGCTCGACCGCAGCCGCATGCTGCAGACCCTGCAGGAGGCGTTTGGCCGCTACGGCGGCCCGGGGCACGACGGCCCCTGGCTGGCGGTGCCGGCGGTGGACCTGGAGGCCGGCGAACTGCGCCTGTTCGGCAGCGACCGCGAGTCGATCGAGCCACTGCACCTGGCAGCCAGCTCGGCGGTGCCGCTGCTGTTCGAGCCGGTCGAGATCGATGGCCGCCTCTACTGGGACGGCGACATGATTCGCCACTCCATGGTGCCACTCGCGCTCGAACAGCTGAAGGCCTCGGGCCGGCTGGACGACGATGCCGACCTGCTCATCATCAGCATCGAGCAGATGCCGCGGCGCAGCGCCGTCCCCCCGGTGGCCGGCCTGGAACTGGCTACCCGCATGCTGGAGCTGATGCAGCAGGACAAGTTCGCAGGGCCGAACCAGGACCCGGCGACACGGCCGCGGCTGCTGCAGATCCACCGCGAAGCGCTGCCTCACGACACCATCTCCAGCCATTACGACTACTCGCCGGAGCGCATCGACGAGCTGATCCACCAAGGCCGGCGCATGGCGGAACAAGCGTGGCAGGCAGGGCCGGCGACCCGGCCGGCCGACCCGGCGCAGCCACCGGCCGCCCGCGGCCGCGCGCCCGAGCGCAAGGCCGCGGCACGCGCCCCTGCCCCGCGGATGTGA
- a CDS encoding RecQ family ATP-dependent DNA helicase, with the protein MPSQPLPVPPAPKAWRRDAESLLKNTFRLPRLREAQVAVIDRVMKQRSTLAVMPTGAGKSLCYQLPALLLRGRTVVVSPLIALMKDQCDKLRSRRVPAVQLHSALNAAQTAEAEAAVADGSARLVFTTPERLADAAFVELLHRQPVSLLVIDEAHCVSQWGHDFRPAFLEIGQAWQTLGRPPVLALTATATPAVADDIVAQLQVPGMEVLNAGAYRPNLYFSVEQLTNDDAKHQRLVALVAAAEGSGIVYTATVKAVEAVHEALQAAGVSAARYHGRLGARERHEQQDAFMRREARVMVATNAFGLGIDKRDTRFVVHYQMPGGLDAYYQEAGRAGRDGQPASCVLLYYHRDKAVQQFLMAGRYPGLEEVQSIWQALSAAPPARTLAELQQRSELPRNKLQVALKMLRDAGAVSQNRKRELQLRPDRLDARSIDELVGNYREKAERDREMLERMVFYARTGYCRWKVLLEHFEEELPFEAACGHCDNCLRAQRQAEQAAAEPEPAEEQAAPAEAGESPRAAFRAGDAVRVPRYGEGEVVAADAESVSIVFPDGRTRSFVAAYVEPVPAPA; encoded by the coding sequence ATGCCATCCCAGCCCCTACCCGTGCCGCCGGCCCCCAAGGCCTGGCGCCGTGACGCCGAGTCGCTGCTGAAGAACACCTTTCGCCTGCCGCGCTTGCGCGAGGCGCAAGTGGCCGTGATCGACCGGGTGATGAAACAGCGCTCCACCCTGGCGGTGATGCCGACCGGCGCCGGCAAGTCCCTGTGCTACCAGTTGCCGGCGCTGCTGCTGCGCGGACGCACGGTGGTGGTCTCGCCGCTCATCGCGCTGATGAAGGACCAGTGCGACAAGCTGCGCAGCCGCCGGGTGCCGGCGGTCCAGCTGCACAGCGCCCTCAACGCCGCGCAGACCGCCGAGGCCGAAGCGGCCGTGGCCGACGGCTCGGCGCGCCTGGTGTTCACCACGCCGGAGCGGCTGGCCGACGCCGCCTTCGTCGAGTTGCTGCACCGCCAGCCGGTCTCCCTGCTGGTGATTGACGAGGCGCACTGCGTCTCGCAATGGGGTCACGACTTCCGCCCGGCCTTCCTCGAAATCGGCCAGGCCTGGCAGACGCTGGGCCGGCCGCCGGTCCTGGCGCTGACGGCCACCGCCACCCCGGCGGTGGCGGACGACATCGTCGCCCAGTTGCAGGTGCCGGGCATGGAGGTGCTCAATGCCGGGGCCTACCGGCCCAACCTGTATTTCAGCGTGGAGCAACTCACCAACGACGACGCCAAGCACCAGCGCCTGGTCGCCTTGGTGGCCGCGGCCGAGGGCTCGGGCATTGTCTATACCGCCACGGTGAAGGCGGTGGAGGCGGTGCACGAGGCGCTGCAGGCGGCCGGCGTGTCGGCCGCCCGCTACCACGGCCGCCTGGGCGCCCGCGAAAGGCACGAGCAGCAGGATGCCTTCATGCGCCGCGAGGCGCGGGTGATGGTAGCCACCAACGCCTTCGGCCTCGGCATCGACAAGCGCGACACCCGCTTCGTGGTGCACTACCAGATGCCCGGTGGCCTGGATGCCTATTACCAGGAAGCCGGCCGTGCCGGTCGCGACGGGCAGCCGGCCAGCTGCGTGCTGCTCTACTACCACCGTGACAAGGCGGTGCAGCAGTTCCTGATGGCCGGCCGCTATCCGGGCCTGGAGGAAGTGCAGTCCATCTGGCAGGCCCTGTCGGCCGCGCCGCCGGCCCGCACCCTGGCCGAGCTGCAGCAGCGCAGCGAGCTGCCACGCAACAAGCTGCAGGTGGCCCTCAAGATGCTGCGCGATGCCGGCGCGGTGAGCCAGAACCGCAAGCGCGAACTACAGCTGCGACCCGACCGGCTGGATGCCCGCAGCATCGACGAGCTGGTGGGCAACTATCGCGAGAAGGCCGAGCGTGACCGCGAGATGCTGGAGCGCATGGTGTTCTACGCCCGCACCGGCTACTGCCGCTGGAAGGTGCTGCTGGAACATTTCGAGGAAGAACTGCCCTTTGAAGCGGCCTGCGGCCATTGCGACAACTGCCTGCGGGCACAGCGCCAGGCCGAGCAGGCAGCGGCCGAGCCGGAGCCGGCCGAGGAGCAAGCAGCGCCGGCCGAAGCGGGCGAGTCGCCGCGTGCGGCCTTCCGCGCCGGTGACGCGGTGCGGGTGCCGCGCTACGGCGAGGGCGAGGTGGTGGCGGCGGATGCCGAGAGCGTCAGCATCGTCTTCCCCGACGGCCGCACGCGCAGCTTCGTCGCGGCCTACGTCGAGCCAGTGCCGGCCCCGGCCTGA
- a CDS encoding SIR2 family protein: MLFVGAGVSLSLGLPPWSELIDHMARELGHEPEAFRSYGSYLALAEYFRLQHGNIGPLRSWMDRQWHGQHIQVHQSRVHELIVQGGFELIYTTNYDRWLENAFEHWGRDYVKIVNVADLARIRPGATQIVKFHGDFENDDSIVLDETSYFRRLEFESPLDIKLRADVLGRSVLFIGYSLADINIRYLFYKLAQLWKAAVPGLPQPRSYIFSAQPNPVQAAVLAQWGIEMVSSEHEDPSQGLVEFLESVVPPRPDRSAQAGAGTGST; encoded by the coding sequence GTGCTGTTCGTCGGCGCCGGCGTGTCGCTGTCGCTCGGCCTGCCGCCGTGGAGCGAGCTCATCGACCACATGGCGCGCGAGCTCGGCCACGAGCCGGAGGCCTTCCGCAGCTACGGCAGCTACCTTGCCCTGGCCGAGTACTTCCGGCTGCAGCACGGCAACATCGGCCCCCTGCGCAGCTGGATGGACCGGCAATGGCATGGCCAGCACATCCAGGTCCATCAGTCACGGGTGCACGAGCTCATCGTGCAAGGCGGCTTCGAGCTCATCTACACGACCAACTACGACCGCTGGCTGGAGAATGCCTTCGAGCATTGGGGCCGCGACTACGTGAAGATCGTCAACGTGGCGGACCTGGCGCGCATCCGCCCGGGCGCGACGCAGATCGTCAAGTTCCACGGCGATTTCGAGAACGACGACTCCATCGTGCTGGACGAGACCAGCTACTTCCGCCGGCTGGAATTCGAGTCGCCACTGGACATCAAGCTGCGTGCCGATGTGCTCGGGCGCTCGGTGCTGTTCATCGGCTACAGCCTGGCGGACATCAACATCCGATACCTCTTCTACAAGCTGGCCCAGTTGTGGAAGGCCGCGGTGCCGGGGCTGCCGCAGCCGCGTTCCTATATCTTCTCGGCCCAGCCGAACCCGGTGCAGGCGGCCGTGCTGGCGCAGTGGGGCATCGAAATGGTAAGCAGCGAGCACGAGGATCCGTCTCAGGGACTGGTGGAGTTCCTCGAGTCGGTGGTGCCGCCGCGGCCGGACCGCTCCGCTCAGGCCGGGGCCGGCACTGGCTCGACGTAG